GACCCAGATCATGAAGATGGCGCCGGCGAGCACCACGACGGGCAACAGCCGCCGGTGGTCGGGGCCGGTGAGCAGGCGGGCGGCGTGCGGCAGGATCAATCCCACGAAGCCGATCGCCCCGCTGACGGCCACCAGGACCGCAGTGAGCAGGGCGGTGGCGATCAGCAGCAGCCACCGGACCCGGCTGACGTCGACGCCGAGGGTAGCGGCGGCCTCCTCACCGAACGTGAAGGCGTTGAGCGCCCGCGCGTGCCCGAACACGACGGCCAGCACGACGACGAGGACCGGCGTGGCCCACCCGAGAGCAGTCCAGTCGGCGCGAGCGAGGGAACCGGAGAGCCAGAAGGTGATCGACTGGGTGGCGTGCGGATCCGCCACCCAGATGATGACGAAGGAGGTCAGGGCGGCGCAGAGCTGGGCGATGGCGACGCCGGCGAGGACCACTCTGGTCGGCCGCAGCACGGCCCGGCCGGCGATCGCGAGCACGAGGCCGAACGCGACGAGCGCCCCGGTGAACGCGCCGCCGCTGAGCGCGGCGACGCCGCTTCCCAGGCCGAGGGTGATGACGACGACCGCGCCCAGCGAGGCCCCGGAGGAGACCCCGAGCAGGTACGGGTCGGCCAGCGGGTTGCGGGTGACGGTCTGCATGACCGTGCCCGCGGCGGCGAGACCGGCACCGACGACGGCGGCACCGAGCACCCGCGGCAACCGCATGTGCCACACGATGTGGTCACGCAGCAACGGCACGTCGGCGTCGATCAGGCCGAGGTGGTCGGCGATGACACTCCACACGGTACGTAGGGAAAGGTCGGCCGGTCCGACCGTGACCGCCGCGCCCACCGACAGCAGCAGCCCACTGACGAGCAGCAGCGTCGCCGTGACCGTGCTTGCCGCCCGAACCGGCGGCGTGACCACCGCTGCCGGCGGGCGGGTGAGCGTGGTCAGCTCGCCGCCTTGGCGAGGGCTTCGACGGCGAGCATATTGCGCACACCCGCCGACGTCGAAGAGAACGGGATGACGACGTACCGCTGGTTCTTTACTGCCGGCAGGTCCTTCAGCGTCGCGTTCTTCGCCAGGAACGTCTTCTTCGCCGAGGCCGGGTCCCAGCTCGCGTCGATGAGCACGATCAGGTCGGGGTTGCGGTCGGCGACCGTCTCCCAGCTGGAGTTGGCCCAGCTGCCGTCCAGGTCGGCGAAGGCGTTGGTGACCCCAGCTTCGGCCATGATCATGCCGGGGCCGCCGCAACAGGCGCCGACGCTGGGCGCGTCGCTGCCGCCGTCCCACCACAGCACCTTCGCGTTCTTCGCGCCGGCTCTGGCCTGGGCGATGCGAGCCTGCTGGTCGGCGACGAGCTTCTCCGCGCGATCGGGTACGCCGAAGATCGTGGCGATCTCCCGGATCTCACCGAACACGTCATTCATGGTCAGTTTCGCCGGCCGGGTCTCCTTGGGACAACCGGCAGGTGAGAGGTACGTGCCGACACCGAGCTTCTGCCACTCGCCCCGGTCGCCGACACCCTCGTCGCCGAAGGCGCTGGTGAACGACGCGTACACGAAATCCGGTTCCGCCTCGAGCAGGCTCTCCTTCGACGGGTACTCCTTGGCCAGGACCGGAACCTTGGCGTACGCGGCGGCGTAGTCGGGCAGCACCTCGTCGTCGAGGTACGCCGTACCGATCATGCGGTCCTGCAGGCCGAGGGCAAGCATGATCTCGGTGGCGGACTGGTTCATCGTCACGGCACGTGCCGGCGGCTTCGTGATCGTCACCGGTGTGCCGCAGTTGGTCAGCGTGACGGGTCCGGCGGAACCCGACGGCGCGGTGGCCGGGCCGTCGTCGGGGGCGGAGCAGCCGCCGAGCAGGACGAGCAGGACGGACAGGGGCGCGGCAACGCGCCAGGACACAGGGGACCGCACAGCGGAACCGCCTTCCAGCACCTCGTGGACGGAGTCGTTCTCCTGCCGTGGCCGGTCTCCTGGCTGACGGGTGGTGCGCCGACGGCCGGCCTTCCCAGGCTTGCGCCCAGTGACCTTGCGGTGGCCTCCGGCATCCCGATCACAGTGGCGAGGGCCGCTCCGGTTTCGCACCGGCTTCCCGAGCACCACGGCGGCCATACCCTAACCAGGGGAGACGCTGCCTGTCACCATGGCCCGCGGTAAGCGGGAAGGCATTCCGTCGACGGTGGTCGATCGCCAGCGCCGTAGGTCCGACGCTCGAGGTCGGATGCCGGCATTGACAGCCGCCGTGGTGGTGGCATGACTGATGCGACAACTCAAGACGCGTGTACGTGTGGGGGAAGTCCGGTCGAAGTCCGGCGCTGGCCCGCAACGGTAGGCCGTCCAGTTGCTCGCTGACAACCGGATCACCTCGCCTGCGGTAGAGGCGGCGTTTCGTCGGGTGCCGCGGCACCTGTTCGCCCCCCGACGGGGTCAGCGTCGACGCCGCGTACACCGACGACGTGGTCATCACCATCGGCGGCCGGCGGCGCCGCCCTGCGGTGTCGCGGCGTCGGGCGGGCGAATGAACGAGTTGCGGCGAAAGATCGAGGCTCACCAGCGGCACAACATGACCTGAGGTGGTCAAGTTTCTGCCGGAGCACGATGTCTGGATTGAGGCGTTTAAGGAACTTCAAGCCGAAGGTTGGCTATCGTCGACGACGACGGCCTCTGGGTCACTCGGTCCGGCCGGTTTCGCTGCCCGGAAACTGTCGTCGATCCCCTACGACCTCGGAGTCAACTAGGACGCGCAACCGATGACGACCGATCAGGCGGTAGGGCTGGCACGTGAGGGCGAGGGCCCACAGCGCGCGACCTTGCTGGAGCTGTTTTTTGATCTGGCCTTCGTCGCCGCGCTCGCCTTGACCTCGCAGACCTTGGCCCGGAATCCCAGCTCGAGCGGAGTATTCCAGGCTGTGGTGCTGCTGATGGCGGTCTGGTGGGTCTGGTCCGTCACCGCATTGGCAACCGACCTCTACCATCCGCAGCGGCCGCCCATCGTTGTCATGACGCTCTGGGCCATGCTCGGCGCCATCCTGATGGCTGGTTCGGCGCCCCGAGCCTTCTCCGACCGTGCCCTGGTGTTCGCGGGGGCGTACGTGGCGATCCACGTCGGCCGGGGTCTCTTCCTGGCGTCCGCGTTGCACGGGCGTCAGGTACGACTGCACGCCGGGCGGTTCGTCTTCTGGTTCCTTGTGTCCGCCGTACCGTGGCTCACCGGCGGCCTCGTGGCCGGCACCGCGCGGGGCCTGCTGTGGGCGGCTGCGCTCGCCATCGATTACGGATCAGCCTGGCTTCGTTACCCCACGCCCCGGCTCGGCCGGGTACCGGTGTCCCAGTACGGGGTGGCAGCCGACCACCTGGCAGAGCGTTACCAGCAGTTCTTCACCCTCGCCCTCGGCGACCTCATTCTCGTCACCGCCCTGACCTACGCCGACCACGACCTGACGGCCGACCGCACGGTGGCGCTCCTCGTCGCGTTCGCCGCGACCGTGCTGCTGTGGCAGATCTACGTCCACCGTGCCGGGGCCCTGCTAAAAGCCGCCATCGAGGCCTCCCGCGATCCAGGTGGATTCGTGCGGTCGGCACCCTACACGCACCTGCTCATGGTGGCCGGTGTGGTCGCCGCCGCCGCCGGATTCGAAATCGTCATCGCCGATCCCTCCGAGCACACCACACCCTGGCTGGCCGGCGTTATCCTCGGCGGACCCGCCCTGTTCCTGGCCGGACGAGCCCGATTCGAATACGAGGTGTTCAGCCGGGTGTCCCCGTCCCGGCTGGTCGGGCTGCTCGTGCTGGCCGTTTCCGCACCCGCGATGGTGCTCGCACCCTCACTGGTGGCCGCCCTCACGGGAACCCTCGTGCTAGCCGGGATCGCCGTCTCGGACGCCGTTCGCGCCCACGGAAAGTCACCCGAGCCACCCTCACCCGCCATGTAGGCGCAAGCGGCCCCAACCGTCCGCTTCACACCGGGGCGCCGACGGCCTCGGCTATCCGAGCTGCTACGACGGACTGCGGGCGGTGCGGCTCACCGGGCTAGACGCCGCGGGCTAGCCGACCTGGGTCAGCGTGCGGACCGGCGGTCGGCGGGAGGCGATGGCCCCGCTGGGCAACATCCAATGCAGGATGGGCAGTTGATGGTCGCCTACGGCAAGACGCTGTCAGTACCCCTCTGGGGCAGTATCCCCATCGTCGGTTATCGCGCGAGCAGGCCGATGCGTTGCAGCCAGGACCGTACGGTGTCGATGCTGTCGGCGGCTTCTTCGCCGCGGATGGCGAGGCCCTCGCCGAAGGTGGCGCCGCGGCATGAGGCTGTGTAGACCTGCGGCGCTTGTCCCAGGCCGCTGACGGCGTGGGTGACCAGCGGGAAGACGGTCTTGCCGCTGAAGTCGTAGCGGTCGGTGAAGGTCGACATGATCATCGGTGGGCGGACGTTCCAGATGGGGCTGCCAAGCAGGATGGTGTCGTACTGGTCGAGGGACGGCAGCGGGTCGGTGATCTCCGGGCGTGCGTCGGCGTCCTGTTCCCGCACGTTGCGGGCGACTGTGGCGTCGTAGCTGTCGGAGTACGGGTCCGCGGCGTTGATGCGGTAGACGGCGCAGCCGATGGCGTCCTGGATCATGCCGGCGACGACTTCGGTGTTGCCGACCTGCAGGGTCCGGCGGCCCCCGTTGTAGTAGTTCTCTCCGGCTCGGGAGAAGTAGGCCAGCAGGACGCGCTGCTGACCGGAGGCCGACGGGTCGGGCATGGTGGAGGGCTCCGCAGTTGGTGACGAGGACGGGGTGTCGCAGGCGGCCACGCCGATGGCGGTGACGCCGGCGAGGGTCAGCCGTAGCAGTGACCGCCGTTCCAACTTTGGGCTTGTGCCGTGGGTCATTTCTGGGTTTCCTCAGCATTCGGGCACCGGTGCGACGCGGTACGGCAGGCTCGCGCCCGCCCGACGTCACGGTCGTGGACGTCTTCGGGGAGGCGTCGACGTGGCCGGTGAAGACGGATCAGCGAGGCGCGATGCGGGTGTCGGCGTTCTCGCGTGTCGCCGCCCAGGTGGCGAGCAGTTCGAGGCCGTCGCCGGAGGGCGTTCCCGGCTCGGCGGTGTAGGTCAGGACCGTCAGGGGTTCGTCGCCGGGCAGTTCGAGCGTCTCGTAGGCGAGCTCCAGGTCACCGACGGCGGGGTGGTGGAAGCGCTTGACCCCGTGGCGGTGCACGAAGACGTCCTGGGCGGCCCACCAGGTACGGAAGGGGTCGCCGCGCATGGACAGTTCGCCGATGAGGTTCATCAGCTGCTGGTCGTGCGGGTGCGCGGCGGCGGCGATGCGCAGCGCGCCGACGGCGGAGCGGGCCGTCTGCGCCCACTCGGGGTAGAACGCCTGGGCGTGCGGGTCCAGGAAGGTGAACCGCATCGAGTTCACCGGCAGCACCGTGTTCGCGGCGAACATAGGCGCGTAGAGAGCCAGACCGAGCGGGTTCGCGGCGAGGATGTCGAAGCGGTGGTTGCGGATGAACGCGGGCACACCGGTCATCGAGTCCAGTACCCGGCGGATCGCGGGCCGGATCTCCGACGTGCTCTCGCGGCGGGTGCGGGTGCGGGCAGGCGCGGGGCCGGCCGCCCGGGCCAGGTGGTGCAGGTGCGCGGTTTCGGTGTCGTCGAGCTGTAGGGCGCGGGCCAGCGCGTCCAGGACGCTGTCGGAGACGCCGGCGAGGTTGCCGCGTTCCAGGCGGGTGTAGTACTCGACACTGACCCCGGCGATGGCGGCGACCTCCCCGCGGCGCAGCCCGGCGACGCGGCGGCTGCCGTACGCGGGGATGCCGGCCTGCTCCGGGCTGATCTTGGCCCGGCGAGAGGTGAGGAACGCGCGGACCTCGCTGCGGTTGTCCATATGCCCAGGCTAGGCAGCGTGCGCGGTACGAGGGGGTCCCTGCTGGTACCCCTTTGGGCGGTGTCTCCCTGGCCGCCCCGGCTGCGGGTTCCCTGGAGACATGTCCAGCTCCACCCGCATGTTGATCAGGCCTGGCGACCCCACCGCGGCATCGTCCCCGGGACGGCCCCGAGCGTCCCTGACGGTGGCGATGCTCGGCTTCGCGGTCGTCACCCTCGACACCCAGGTCGTCAACGTCGCGCTGCCCGACATCAATCGCGATCTTGGCGGGAGCCTGCCCGGGCTGCAGTGGGTAGTCACCGGGTACACGCTGATGTTCTCCGCGCTGCTGCTGTTCGCCGGCACGGTGTCCGACCGGATCGGCGCCCGCCGCGCCTACGGCACCGGCATGATGATCTTCGTGGTGGCCTCTGCCGTGTGCGGGCTGGCGCCGGGCCTCGGCTGGCTCGTCGCAGCCCGCATCCTGCAGGGTGTCGGCGCCGCGCTGGTGACGCCGACGTCCCTCGCCTTGATCCGGGCCGCCTACCCCGACAGCGTCGCCCGGGCTCGGGCGATCGCATACTGGGCGATGGGCGGGTCGATCGCCGCGGCGGCCGGCCCCATCCTCGGCGGCGCGCTGACGCAGCTGGACTGGCGGTTGATCTTCTTCCTCAACCTGCCGGTTGGTGTCGCCGCGGTGCTGGTCCTGCGCGGGGCCGCCGACTCGCCCCGGCACGTCGTCTCCTTCGACGTCACCGGGCAGGTCGCGGCCGTGCTGGCGCTGGGTGCCCTCACCTACGGCGTCATCGAAGGCGGCGACCTCGGCTACGGCAGCGTCCGCATCCTCGCCGTGTTCGGCATCGCGGTGATCGCCGCCGTGGTGTTCCTGATCACGCAAGCCCGCGGTCGGCACCCCATGGTGCCGCTGGACCTGTTCCGGTCCCGGACCGTTCGGGTAGCGCTGGCGGTCGGGTTCCTCGGCATGGTCGGCTTCTACGGCGTCGTGTTCCTGCAGAGCCTGTACTTCCAGCAGCTGCGCGGCGTGTCACCGTTCGTCACCGGCCTGCTGTTCCTGCCGATGACCGGCCTGGTCGCGCTGCTCGTCCCGCTCGTCGCCCGCGTCATCACCCGGTTCGGTCCCGCCGCGGCGATCATCGGCGGTCAGCTGCTGATGGCCGCCGGCCTGGCCGGTCTGGTGCTGCTACCCGCCGACGCCCCGACGCTGCTGGTCGCGGCGGTCATGGTCCCGGTCGGAGTCGGCGGCTCATTCACCGTCCCGCCCATCACCTCGCTGATCCTCGACAGCGTTCCGCCCCACCGGGCCGGCACCGCCAGCGGCGTATTCAACACCTTCCGCCAGCTGGGCGGCTCCCTGGGCGTCACCGCCTACGGCGCCGTCGTCGCCTCCCAGGCCACCTTCCTGTCCGGCCTGCACATCAGCCTCACCGCCACCGCGGTCCTGCTCCTGCTCACGGCCGCCGCCAGCCTGACGCTGCGCGGCGCCCAGCACTGAAAGGAACGCTGCCATGCGTGCCACCCTGTACGGCGGCCCCGGCGACATCACCGTCGGCGAACGCCCCGACCCGCGCCTCGAGAACCCCACGGATGCCATCGTGCGGGTCACGCTGGGCTGCGTCTGCGGCTCGGACCTGTGGTACTACCGCGGGGTCAACCCGCACGCGCTCGGCCCGATCGGCCACGAGTTCATCGGCGTCGTCGAGCAGGTCGGCGCCGACGTCACCACCCTGCGACCGGGCGATCTGGTCGTCGCGCCGTTCACCTTCTGCGACGGCACCTGCGCCAACTGCGCCGCCGGCTGGACCGGCAACTGCCTCAACGGGGGATCCTTCGGCAACCATGGCATCGACGGCGGCCAAGGCGAATACGTCCGCGCCCCCTACGCCGACGCCACCCTGGTCAAGGTTCCCGCCGGCAGCTACTCCGACACCACGCTCAAGTCGCTGCTCGCGCTGTCGGACGTGATGTGCACCGGTCACCACGCCGCGGCAAGCGCCGGGGTGAAGGCCCGCGACACGGTCGCCGTCGTCGGCGACGGAGCGGTCGGGCTGTGCGCGGTCATCGCCGCCAGACGCCTCGGCGCCGAACGGATCATCGCGCTGAGCCGCAACCCCGTCCGCCAAGCCCTGGCACGCGCGTTCGGCGCCACCGACATCATCGCCGAACGCGGTGACGACGCCACCAAGCTGATCATGGACATGACCGGCGGCATCGGCGTCGACGCCGCCCTGGAATGCGTCGGCACCGGCCAGTCCATGGCCACCGCCTTCGGCATCGCCCGGGTCGGGGCGATCGTCGGCGCGGTCGGTGTGCCACACGACGCGGTGGTGCCGATCCAGACGGTCATCTTCCGCAACGTCGGCCTGCGCGGCGGCGTCGCCCCGGCCCGCCGCTACATCCCCGAACTGCTCGACGATGTCCTCACCGGCCGCATCAACCCCGGCCTGGTCTTCGACTACGAAACCGAACTCGACAGCATCAACGACGCCTACAACGCCATGCTCGAACGCCGCGCCACCAAGTCCCTCGTGCGCATCGGCGCCTGAACCTGCGTTGGGAAGTCTGCTGGTACCCCTTTCAGCAGCAACTCCCTCAAGCCGGGACAGCAATGTTTGCTGGTACGAGCCGACTCTGCCCTGACACATGATCCAGCTTGAACGGGGCATGGCCGGAGCGAGAAGGAGACGCTGTGGCACACGAAACGACGACGTCCTGGACATCCGATGAGCTGACGACGATCGGCCACGCCGAGGAGTTGCAACTGGCGAGGCTGCGAGAAGACGGCACGCTGCGCCCGTACATGACGATCTGGGTCGGGCGCGCCAGCGATCAGCTCTACGTGCCAAATACGACCGATACGGGGCCGCCATCGTCGGCTCCGTCGCGGGACAGAACGCCAGCGAGGTCACTCCGCCGGTGAAAGGAAACGCTCCCATGCCCACCATTCCGAACCTGACGCTCAACAACGGCGTCGAACTGCCCGCCATCGGCTTCGGCGTCTTCCAGACCCCGCCGGAAGAGACCAGCTCCGCCGTCGAGGCGGCGCTGGCAACCGGCTACCGGCACATCGACACCGCCGCCGCCTACGGCAACGAGCGGCAGGTCGGCGAGGCGATCGCCAAGGCCGGCATCGACCGCTCCGACGTGTTCGTCGAGACCAAGATCTGGATCAGCGACTACGGCTACGACCAGACCCTGCACGGCTTCGACAAGAGCGCCGGCAAGCTCGGCGTCGACCAGATCGACCTGCTCATCCTGCACCAGCCGCTGCCGACGGAGTTCGACAAGACCCTGCAGGCCTACCGCGCCCTGGAGACGTTGCTGAACGACGGCAAGGTCCGCGCCATCGGCGTCAGCAACTTCATGGTCGACCACCTCACCGCGCTGCTGGACAAGGCTACGGTCGTGCCCGCGGTCAACCAGATCGAGGCGCACCCGTACTTCACCCAGCACGAGGTGCAGGCCTTCGGCGCGCAGCACGGCATCCTGTCCCAGGCGTGGTCGCCGATCGGTGGCATCACCTTCTACCGCGACGGCAACCACACCAGCACCCTGCAGGACCCGGTCATCGGCGAGATCGCCAAGGCACACGGCAAGACCCCAGCCCAGGTAATGCTGCGCTGGCACCTGCAGCAGGGCCGCTCAGCGATCCCGAAGTCGACCAAGTCTGCCCGGATCGCGGAGAACTTCGACATCTTCGACTTCGAGCTCACCGCCGAGCAGCTCGCCGCCATCGACGGCCTGGACACCGGCCGCCGCGGCGGCCCCGAGCCCGCCGACATCACCCTCGCCAACTTCGGCATGCCGATCCCCGAAGCCTGACACCCCGGACCGCCCGGGTTCCACCGGATCAAGCCGATCGCATCGGCACCGCCGAGAAACACCAGCCCGCCGAACCGACGCAACCCCTTCGACAGGGTTGACCGTTGGCGCCTGGGTGGGGCGCCCGGGCCACCATGCGCCGGCGCCGCCAACCGGGCCGATGACCATCCGCGACACCACCGTTAAGGCGCGCGTCCAGGCCGAGGGCAACGCCGTCGCCCAGGTCGTGCTCACCCTCCAGTGCCGCACCGACAAGCCGTGGTGCCGCGAGCGCGTCACCGTCACCCACAAGGGCGAGACCATCGATTCCAAGCAGGTCACCATCGAGGCGGACGCCACGCGCGAGCTGACCCTCAACTTCCGGGGTCCGGCCCGGGAGGCCCTGCGTGCCGGCCCCGCCATCACGCTGGACGTCCAGATCGGCGACGCCACCAGCCACGTGACGGTCACCCCGTGAGCCGGTAGGTAGGCACCGAGTCACATGCGGCCCGCTCCGCCAGCGGGGCGGGCCGCCCGCAGGGCGTCAGTGGGGGGTGATGCCCCAGGAAGCGCTCCACGGCTCGCCCGGCTTGAGCACGATCAGGTCGTGACCTGACCGCAGGGCGTCCGGCGGGCAGGTCATCGGCTCCACCGCGATCGCCCGCCGGCGGCGGGGCTCCGGCAGACTGTCGGCCGTGTAGAACTGCCACCAGGCGAACGCAGCGTCGGCCCACACGCTGGTCACCGGCCCGTCCGCAGTGCCGAGCGTGACGGCGTGCCGATCCTGGCCAGCCAGGATGACGTCGCCGAAGGCGGTGCTCACGGTGCCGGTCCCGATCTGCTTCGGGACGGTGTAGTCGAACTCCGAGCCGGCGACCTTCGCCGCCCCGATCGGCAGTGCGCGTGCGCCGAGGAGCAGCCGGGTCCGGGCCGGGATGCACAGCCAGGCATCCTCGAGCGAGACCGGTGGCAGCAGGTAGGGGTGGGCGCCCAGGCCGAACGGCGCCGGCTCGGCGGCGGTGTTGGTCGCGGTGTGGGTCACCGTCAGGCCGTCGTCCGCCAGCTCCCACCGGGTGGTCAGGCTCAGGCTCCACGGGTACGCCGGTTGCGCCGGAAGGTCGAGGCCGACCGTGACAGCGGACGGGGTCTGCTCCAGCAGCCGCCAGGGAGCCCAGCGGACCAGGCCGTGGACGGCGTTGTGGGTCCCCGGTTCGGACAGCGGTAGCTGGTAGGTGTGCCCGCCGAAGGTGTACTGCCCGTCGCGTAGCCGGTTGGGCCAGGGCGCGAGGATCTGACCGGCGGCGGCCGGGCACATCTCGTCCTCGGCGTACCCGTCGACGACCTCGCGGCCTTTGGCCTGGTAGGTCCGCAGCCCTCCGCCGACCTCCACGACGACGGCGGTCTGGTCGGCGTAGCTGATCGTCCACTGCGTTCCCGACGGCGCTGTTGACATGCGCGAACCCTAACTGACTCACGAGTCAGCTGGCAGCAGGTGACGGGAGACCCCCGTTCAGCGGGGCTGGCGGGTCTTCGGCAGGTCGAACTGGTCGGCCGCCCGGCAGTCGCTCGGGCCGCCGACCGCGTCCGGACCGGCCCGGTCCAGGGCCTGCCGGGCGCGGAGCCGGCCCAGGTTCCAGGCGTACCAGGGGTCCGGCTCGTCGAGATCCTCGGCGATCCAGCTCAGCGTGCAGCGGCGTACCGGGTCGGGCAGGCGGCCGGCCAGGGCGGGGGTCGCATCGGCCGACAGCGCCCGCAGATACCAGGCGTCGATCTTGCCGGTCTCCTGGTACCGGTCGATGTTGCGGCCGGCGGCGTACCCCTCCGGGTTGAGCACCGCCAGGCCGAGCAGCATCGCCACGGCGAGCGCCACCGTCCCACGCGGGATCCAGCCGCCCCGCAGCCGCAGTCCGGCGACGAGGATCATCAGGAAGACGCTGCCGAGCATCAGCTCGAACGCCATCACGAAGATGCGCTCGCCGGTGAAGCTGTAGACCTGCTGGTACGTGTACATCCGGGACAGTGCCGAGATCACGATCACGATGCTGAGCGCGCTCAGCGCACCGAGCAGGACACGCAGGACGATCCGCTCGGCCCGGCTCTCCCGTCGCGCCCAGCGACCCACGCCGCCGAGCACCGCCAACGTCAGCAGGGTGACCGCGGCGAGCTGCCAGAAGCCACTGCGGGCGTACTCGGCGTAGTTCAGGCCCGCCGTGCGCAGTACGTGCTGATC
The nucleotide sequence above comes from Micromonospora pallida. Encoded proteins:
- a CDS encoding FecCD family ABC transporter permease, whose amino-acid sequence is MVTPPVRAASTVTATLLLVSGLLLSVGAAVTVGPADLSLRTVWSVIADHLGLIDADVPLLRDHIVWHMRLPRVLGAAVVGAGLAAAGTVMQTVTRNPLADPYLLGVSSGASLGAVVVITLGLGSGVAALSGGAFTGALVAFGLVLAIAGRAVLRPTRVVLAGVAIAQLCAALTSFVIIWVADPHATQSITFWLSGSLARADWTALGWATPVLVVVLAVVFGHARALNAFTFGEEAAATLGVDVSRVRWLLLIATALLTAVLVAVSGAIGFVGLILPHAARLLTGPDHRRLLPVVVLAGAIFMIWVDTAARAVFEPRELPAGVLTALLGVPAFIVLMHRREVRG
- a CDS encoding ABC transporter substrate-binding protein, giving the protein MSWRVAAPLSVLLVLLGGCSAPDDGPATAPSGSAGPVTLTNCGTPVTITKPPARAVTMNQSATEIMLALGLQDRMIGTAYLDDEVLPDYAAAYAKVPVLAKEYPSKESLLEAEPDFVYASFTSAFGDEGVGDRGEWQKLGVGTYLSPAGCPKETRPAKLTMNDVFGEIREIATIFGVPDRAEKLVADQQARIAQARAGAKNAKVLWWDGGSDAPSVGACCGGPGMIMAEAGVTNAFADLDGSWANSSWETVADRNPDLIVLIDASWDPASAKKTFLAKNATLKDLPAVKNQRYVVIPFSSTSAGVRNMLAVEALAKAAS
- a CDS encoding low temperature requirement protein A yields the protein MTTDQAVGLAREGEGPQRATLLELFFDLAFVAALALTSQTLARNPSSSGVFQAVVLLMAVWWVWSVTALATDLYHPQRPPIVVMTLWAMLGAILMAGSAPRAFSDRALVFAGAYVAIHVGRGLFLASALHGRQVRLHAGRFVFWFLVSAVPWLTGGLVAGTARGLLWAAALAIDYGSAWLRYPTPRLGRVPVSQYGVAADHLAERYQQFFTLALGDLILVTALTYADHDLTADRTVALLVAFAATVLLWQIYVHRAGALLKAAIEASRDPGGFVRSAPYTHLLMVAGVVAAAAGFEIVIADPSEHTTPWLAGVILGGPALFLAGRARFEYEVFSRVSPSRLVGLLVLAVSAPAMVLAPSLVAALTGTLVLAGIAVSDAVRAHGKSPEPPSPAM
- a CDS encoding flavodoxin; the encoded protein is MTHGTSPKLERRSLLRLTLAGVTAIGVAACDTPSSSPTAEPSTMPDPSASGQQRVLLAYFSRAGENYYNGGRRTLQVGNTEVVAGMIQDAIGCAVYRINAADPYSDSYDATVARNVREQDADARPEITDPLPSLDQYDTILLGSPIWNVRPPMIMSTFTDRYDFSGKTVFPLVTHAVSGLGQAPQVYTASCRGATFGEGLAIRGEEAADSIDTVRSWLQRIGLLAR
- a CDS encoding helix-turn-helix transcriptional regulator → MDNRSEVRAFLTSRRAKISPEQAGIPAYGSRRVAGLRRGEVAAIAGVSVEYYTRLERGNLAGVSDSVLDALARALQLDDTETAHLHHLARAAGPAPARTRTRRESTSEIRPAIRRVLDSMTGVPAFIRNHRFDILAANPLGLALYAPMFAANTVLPVNSMRFTFLDPHAQAFYPEWAQTARSAVGALRIAAAAHPHDQQLMNLIGELSMRGDPFRTWWAAQDVFVHRHGVKRFHHPAVGDLELAYETLELPGDEPLTVLTYTAEPGTPSGDGLELLATWAATRENADTRIAPR
- a CDS encoding DHA2 family efflux MFS transporter permease subunit is translated as MLGFAVVTLDTQVVNVALPDINRDLGGSLPGLQWVVTGYTLMFSALLLFAGTVSDRIGARRAYGTGMMIFVVASAVCGLAPGLGWLVAARILQGVGAALVTPTSLALIRAAYPDSVARARAIAYWAMGGSIAAAAGPILGGALTQLDWRLIFFLNLPVGVAAVLVLRGAADSPRHVVSFDVTGQVAAVLALGALTYGVIEGGDLGYGSVRILAVFGIAVIAAVVFLITQARGRHPMVPLDLFRSRTVRVALAVGFLGMVGFYGVVFLQSLYFQQLRGVSPFVTGLLFLPMTGLVALLVPLVARVITRFGPAAAIIGGQLLMAAGLAGLVLLPADAPTLLVAAVMVPVGVGGSFTVPPITSLILDSVPPHRAGTASGVFNTFRQLGGSLGVTAYGAVVASQATFLSGLHISLTATAVLLLLTAAASLTLRGAQH
- a CDS encoding zinc-dependent alcohol dehydrogenase family protein, which encodes MRATLYGGPGDITVGERPDPRLENPTDAIVRVTLGCVCGSDLWYYRGVNPHALGPIGHEFIGVVEQVGADVTTLRPGDLVVAPFTFCDGTCANCAAGWTGNCLNGGSFGNHGIDGGQGEYVRAPYADATLVKVPAGSYSDTTLKSLLALSDVMCTGHHAAASAGVKARDTVAVVGDGAVGLCAVIAARRLGAERIIALSRNPVRQALARAFGATDIIAERGDDATKLIMDMTGGIGVDAALECVGTGQSMATAFGIARVGAIVGAVGVPHDAVVPIQTVIFRNVGLRGGVAPARRYIPELLDDVLTGRINPGLVFDYETELDSINDAYNAMLERRATKSLVRIGA
- a CDS encoding DUF2255 family protein; the protein is MAHETTTSWTSDELTTIGHAEELQLARLREDGTLRPYMTIWVGRASDQLYVPNTTDTGPPSSAPSRDRTPARSLRR
- a CDS encoding aldo/keto reductase; protein product: MPTIPNLTLNNGVELPAIGFGVFQTPPEETSSAVEAALATGYRHIDTAAAYGNERQVGEAIAKAGIDRSDVFVETKIWISDYGYDQTLHGFDKSAGKLGVDQIDLLILHQPLPTEFDKTLQAYRALETLLNDGKVRAIGVSNFMVDHLTALLDKATVVPAVNQIEAHPYFTQHEVQAFGAQHGILSQAWSPIGGITFYRDGNHTSTLQDPVIGEIAKAHGKTPAQVMLRWHLQQGRSAIPKSTKSARIAENFDIFDFELTAEQLAAIDGLDTGRRGGPEPADITLANFGMPIPEA
- a CDS encoding aldose 1-epimerase family protein — translated: MSTAPSGTQWTISYADQTAVVVEVGGGLRTYQAKGREVVDGYAEDEMCPAAAGQILAPWPNRLRDGQYTFGGHTYQLPLSEPGTHNAVHGLVRWAPWRLLEQTPSAVTVGLDLPAQPAYPWSLSLTTRWELADDGLTVTHTATNTAAEPAPFGLGAHPYLLPPVSLEDAWLCIPARTRLLLGARALPIGAAKVAGSEFDYTVPKQIGTGTVSTAFGDVILAGQDRHAVTLGTADGPVTSVWADAAFAWWQFYTADSLPEPRRRRAIAVEPMTCPPDALRSGHDLIVLKPGEPWSASWGITPH